One Pongo abelii isolate AG06213 chromosome 12, NHGRI_mPonAbe1-v2.0_pri, whole genome shotgun sequence DNA segment encodes these proteins:
- the EGR4 gene encoding early growth response protein 4 — MLHLSEFSEPDALLVKSTEGCCAEPSAELPRLPARDAPAATGYPGGDFLSWALNSCGASGDLADSCFLEGPAPTPPPGLSYSGSFFIQAVPEHPHDPEALFNLMSGILGLAPFPGPEAAASRSPLDAPFPAGSDALLPGPPDLYSPDLGAAPFPEAFWEASPCAGAPSQCLYEPQLSPPDVKPGLRAPPASPALDAVSAFKGPYAPWELLSVGAPGNCGSQGGYQAAPEARFPAIGTKIEDLLSISCPAELPAVPANRLYPSGAYDAFPLAPGDLGEGAEGLPGLLTPPSGEGGSSGDGGEFLASTQPQLSPLGLRSAAAADFPKPLVADIPGSSGVAAPPVPPPPPTPFPQAKARRKGRRGGKCSTRCFCPRPHAKAFACPVESCVRSFARSDELNRHLRIHTGHKPFQCRICLRNFSRSDHLTTHVRTHTGEKPFACDVCGRRFARSDEKKRHSKVHLKQKARAEERLKGLGFYSLGLSFASL, encoded by the exons ATGCTCCACCTTAGCGAGTTTTCCGAACCCGACGCCCTCCTCGTCAAGTCCACTGAAGGCTGTTGCGCCGAACCCAGCGCTGAATTGCCCCGGCTGCCTGCCAGGGACGCTCCCGCGGCCACCGGCTACCCTGGAG GCGACTTCTTGAGCTGGGCTTTGAACAGCTGCGGCGCAAGTGGGGACTTAGCCGACTCCTGCTTCCTGGAGGGGCCTGCGCCCACACCCCCTCCCGGCCTCAGCTACAGCGGTAGCTTCTTCATTCAGGCAGTGCCCGAACACCCGCACGACCCGGAGGCACTCTTCAACCTCATGTCGGGCATCTTAGGCCTGGCACCCTTCCCCGGTCCAGAGGCAGCAGCGTCCAGATCCCCGCTGGATGCCCCTTTTCCTGCGGGGTCCGATGCCTTGCTGCCGGGTCCACCGGACCTTTACTCCCCGGATCTGGGCGCTGCCCCTTTCCCAGAGGCGTTCTGGGAGGCCTCGCCTTGCGCGGGTGCCCCCTCGCAGTGCCTGTATGAGCCTCAGCTCTCCCCGCCCGACGTCAAGCCCGGCCTCCGGGCGCCTCCCGCCTCGCCAGCGCTGGACGCTGTCTCTGCCTTCAAGGGTCCCTACGCGCCCTGGGAGCTGCTTTCTGTGGGGGCCCCAGGGAACTGTGGGTCACAGGGAGGCTACCAGGCCGCCCCGGAGGCTCGTTTTCCCGCAATAGGGACCAAGATTGAGGACTTGCTGTCCATCAGCTGCCCTGCGGAACTGCCAGCCGTCCCAGCCAACAGACTCTACCCCAGCGGGGCCTACGACGCTTTCCCGCTGGCCCCGGGTGACTTAGGGGAGGGGGCTGAGGGCCTCCCTGGGCTCCTGACCCCTCctagtggggagggagggagtagCGGCGACGGCGGAGAGTTTCTGGCCAGTACGCAGCCTCAGCTTTCCCCGCTGGGCCTTCGCAGCGCCGCCGCGGCAGACTTCCCTAAACCTCTGGTGGCGGACATCCCTGGAAGCAGTGGCGTGGCTGCACCACCTGTGCCGCCACCGCCGCCCACCCCTTTCCCCCAGGCCAAGGCGCGACGCAAGGGGCGCCGCGGCGGCAAATGCAGCACGCGCTGCTTCTGCCCGCGGCCGCACGCCAAGGCCTTCGCTTGCCCGGTGGAGAGTTGTGTGCGGAGCTTTGCGCGCTCCGACGAGCTCAATCGCCACCTACGCATCCACACGGGCCACAAACCCTTCCAGTGCCGCATCTGCCTACGCAACTTCAGCCGCAGCGACCACCTCACCACGCACGTGCGCACCCACACCGGCGAGAAGCCCTTTGCTTGCGACGTGTGCGGCCGCCGCTTCGCGCGCAGCGATGAGAAGAAACGGCACAGCAAGGTGCACCTCAAGCAGAAGGCGCGCGCCGAGGAGCGGCTCAAGGGCCTCGGCTTTTACTCGCTGGGCCTCTCCTTCGCTTCTCTCTGA
- the FBXO41 gene encoding F-box only protein 41, which produces MASLDLPYRCPRCGEHKRFRSLSSLRAHLEYSHTYETLYILSKTNSICDGAAAAAAAAAAASGFPLAPEPAALLAVPGARREVFESTSFQGKEQAAGPSPAAPHLLHHHHHHAPLAHFPGDLVPASLPCEELAEPGLVPAAAARYALREIEIPLGELFARKSVASSACSTPPPGPGPGPCPGPASASPASPSPADVAYEEGLARLKIRALEKLEVDRRLERLSEEVEQKIAGQVGRLQAELERKAAELETARQESARLGREKEELEERASELSRQVDVSVELLASLKQDLVHKEQELSRKQQEVVQIDQFLKETAAREASAKLRLQQFIEELLERADRAERQLQVISSSCGSTPSASLGRGGGGGGAGPNARGPGRMREHHAGPAVPNTYAVSRHGSSPSTGASSRVPAASQSSGCYDSDSLELPRPEEGAPEDSGPGGLGTRAQAANGGSERSQPPRSSGLRRQAIQNWQRRPRRHSTEGEEGDVSDVGSRTTESEAEGPLDAPRPGPAMAGPLSSCRLSARPEGGSGRGRRAERGSPSRSNEVISPEILKMRAALFCIFTYLDTRTLLHAAEVCRDWRFVARHPAVWTRVLLENARVCSKFLAMLAQWCTQAHSLTLQNLKPRQRGKKESKEEYARSTRGCLEAGLESLLKAAGGNLLILRISHCPNILTDRSLWLASCYCRALQAVTYRSATDPVGHEVIWALGAGCREIVSLQVAPLHPCQQPTRFSNRCLQMIGRCWPHLRALGVGGAGCGVQGLASLARNCMRLQVLELDHVSEITQEVAAEVCREGLKGLEMLVLTATPVTPKALLHFNSICRNLKSIVVQIGIADYFKEPSSPEAQKLFEDMVTKLQALRRRPGFSKILHIKVEGGC; this is translated from the exons ATGGCCTCGCTGGACCTGCCGTACCGCTGCCCCCGCTGCGGGGAGCACAAGCGCTTCCGGAGCCTGTCGTCGCTGCGCGCGCACCTGGAATACAGCCACACCTACGAGACGCTCTACATCCTCTCCAAGACCAACAGCATCTGcgacggcgccgccgccgccgcggccgccGCAGCGGCCGCCTCGGGCTTCCCGCTGGCTCCCGAGCCCGCCGCCCTGCTGGCCGTGCCCGGCGCCCGGCGAGAGGTCTTCGAGAGCACTTCCTTCCAGGGCAAGGAGCAGGCGGCCGGGCCGTCGCCCGCGGCGCCGCACCTGctgcaccaccaccatcaccacgcGCCCCTCGCCCACTTCCCCGGCGACCTGGTGCCCGCTAGCCTGCCCTGCGAGGAGTTGGCAGAGCCGGGCCTCGTGCCCGCCGCCGCAGCGCGCTATGCGCTGCGCGAGATCGAAATCCCGCTAGGGGAGCTGTTCGCCCGCAAGTCAGTGGCGTCCTCGGCGTGCTCGACGCCGCCGcctggccccggccccggcccttGCCCCGGGCCTGCCTCCGCTTCGCCCGCTTCCCCCTCACCCGCTGATGTGGCCTACGAAGAGGGCCTGGCGCGCCTCAAGATCCGCGCGCTGGAGAAGCTGGAGGTGGACCGGCGGCTGGAGCGGCTGAGCGAGGAGGTGGAGCAGAAGATCGCGGGCCAGGTGGGCCGGCTGCAGGCCGAGCTGGAGCGCAAGGCGGCCGAACTGGAGACTGCGCGGCAGGAGAGTGCGAGGCTCGGGCGCGAgaaggaggagctggaggagcGCGCGTCTGAGCTCTCCCGCCAGGTGGACGTGAGCGTAGAGCTGCTGGCCTCACTCAAGCAGGACCTGGTGCACAAGGAACAGGAGCTGAGCCGCAAGCAGCA GGAGGTGGTGCAGATCGACCAGTTCCTGAAGGAGACGGCGGCACGGGAGGCCAGCGCCAAGCTGCGGCTGCAGCAGTTCATTGAGGAGCTCCTTGAGCGGGCTGACCGTGCCGAGCGGCAGCTGCAGGTCATCAGCAGCAGCTGTGGCAGCACGCCCAGCGCCAGCCTGGGCCGTGGAGGTGGGGGCGGTGGTGCCGGCCCCAATGCCCGGGGCCCAGGCAGAATG CGAGAACACCACGCGGGCCCGGCCGTGCCTAACACATATGCAGTGTCACGGCATGGCTCCTCTCCCAGCACAGG GGCCTCCAGCCGTGTGCCAGCCGCATCCCAGAGCTCAGGCTGCTATGACAGTGACAGTCTGGAGTTGCCCAGGCCAGAGGAGGGGGCCCCTGAGGACAGTGGCCCTGGGGGCTTGGGCACACGGGCCCAGGCTGCCAACGGGGGCTCAGAGCGGTCCCAGCCCCCTCGCAGCTCAGGCCTGCGGCGCCAGGCCATCCAGAACTGGCAGCGCAGACCCCGCCGACACAGCACTGAGGGGGAAGAGGGTGATGTCTCCGACGTTGGCTCCCGAACCACTGAGTCGGAGGCTGAGGGCCCGTTGGATGCACCCCGCCCCGGGCCTGCTATGGCTGGGCCATTGAGCAGCTGCCGGCTTTCAG CCCGCCCCGAGGGAGGCAGTGGGCGGGGTCGGCGAGCAGAGCGGGGCAGCCCCTCACGCTCCAATGAGGTCATCAGCCCGGAGATCCTGAAGATGCGAGCTGCCCTCTTCTGCATCTTCACCTACCTGGACACGCGCACACTGCTGCATGCTGCCGAGGTCTGCCGGGACTGGCGCTTCGTGGCCCGCCACCCCGCAGTCTGGACAAGGGTGCTGCTTGAGAATGCCCGTGTCTGCTCCAAG TTCCTGGCAATGCTGGCTCAGTGGTGCACCCAGGCCCACTCTCTGACGCTGCAGAACTTGAAGCCCCGGCAGCGGGGAAAGAAGGAGAGCAAGGAGGAGTATGCCCGGAGCACCCG GGGCTGCCTGGAAGCTGGGCTGGAGTCCCTGCTGAAGGCAGCTGGGGGGAACCTGCTGATCCTGCGCATCTCCCACTGTCCAAACATCCTCACCGACCGCTCGCTCTGGCTGGCCAGCTGCTACTGCCGTGCCCTGCAGGCTGTCACGTACAG GAGTGCCACAGACCCCGTGGGCCACGAGGTCATTTGGGCCCTGGGCGCAGGCTGCAGAGAGATCGTCTCCCTTCAAGTGGCGCCACTTCACCCCTG CCAGCAGCCCACGCGCTTCAGTAACCGCTGCCTGCAGATGATTGGTCGCTGTTGGCCCCACCTGCGGGCCCTGGGGGTCGGGGGTGCCGGCTGTGGGGTGCAGGGCCTGGCATCACTCG cGAGAAACTGCATGCGGCTGCAGGTCCTGGAGCTTGACCATGTGTCAGAGATTACCCAGGAGGTGGCGGCAGAGGTCTGCCGGGAAGGCCTGAAGGGACTGGAGATGCTGGTGCTCACGGCGACTCCCGTCACCCCTAAGGCCCTACTGCACTTCAACA GCATCTGCCGGAACCTCAAGTCCATTGTGGTCCAGATTGGGATTGCGGATTATTTCAAAGAGCCCAGCAGCCCTGAGGCCCAGAAGCTGTTTGAGGACATGGTGACAAAACTCCAG GCTCTGCGACGGAGGCCTGGCTTCTCTAAGATTCTGCACATCAAGGTGGAAGGCGGCTGCTAA